In Flavobacterium sp. GSB-24, the genomic window AACTTAGAATAAAGTGGAATGAAGTTATAGGTAATTCTGAAAAAGATATGCCTAAAGATCATTTTAACGTTTTCAAAAATATTACAAGATTTAGTTATATTGATTTGGTTGATATTTTTAACGAATTTCAAGATAATATTTTTGTTAAAACAACCAAAAATTACAAGAAAGCCATCGCAAGAAAAAAAGTTTCAAAAATTAAATTTTTGAAAAAATCTGAAGCTATTGCATTTTGTACAAAAACAGAATTTATATCCAGATGTAAAAAACTTGTAAAAAAGAATAGGTTTATTAAAGATGAAAATGGTTTAGTTAAAACGAAAGATTTTGGAATTCCACAAGGGTCACCTATCAGTGCAATTTTAGCAAATATCTATATGTTGGATTTTGACTTTGAAATAAATGAACACATAAAAGGTATTAACGGTATATATAAGAGATATTCTGATGATATGGTGGTAATATGCCCATTAGATAAAAAACAAGAAGTGATTTCTCTTTTTAACAAAAAGATTGATGATATTAATTTAAGCATACAAGCTAAAAAAACTCAAGTATTTCATTTTCATCGTGATGGTAATTTATTAAAATGTGGTCAAGAATTTGAAAAACTGATAAATTTTGATAAAAATTTCATTTATCTAGGATTAGAGTTTGACGGTGTTGATGTAAAGATAAAATCAGCTAGTTTATCTGGATTTTATAGAAAAATGAAGCGAACGATTAAAAGAGCAAAACATTTCTCTACTTCTGCTAGTACCAAATATCCAGGTGAACTCTTCAAACGAAGATTATTAAATAGTTTTACATATAAAGGCGCTACCAGAAGAAAAAAATATGTTTATAATGCTAATAAAAAATATTTCGAAGTGTCAGAACACTTTGATTGGGGAAATTTCTTATCATATGCATACAAGGCGCAAGCTATAAAATTCCCAAACAAGATAAAGAGTCAAATTAAGAGGCATTGGAATAAAATAGACAAACTTCTTAAATAATTTAGGCGATAATCGCTCACAGTAGCAAAACAACAAATCCATAAAGTTTGTCATTTCGACGAAAGGAGAAATCTTCGTCCACTGAGCACGCACTGCTGCGCAGCTACTTGCGAAGATTTCTCCTCCGTCGAAATGACAAGATTGCGTAAAAACTTTGCGGCTTAGCTTCCGATAACTATCGGGATTGCGAGATTTTTTAACATTAGAACTCTGCAAATAGAAATCAATTAACAACCTCCCCAACATACCCCAAAAACTCCATTTCATCCATAGGAAACAAATGCAGAATCGTTTCCAAAATCAGACTTACATTAATAGTTGCACTTTTATCTTTTTTAGAAAAATTGTGCATGTCATTATCAAGCGCAAGAATGCATAATTTTAGTAAATCAGTAATAAGACAGCCTAGCTCTAAATAATTGACAACTTTAAATTGTGCGGTATAAGAATGGGCTTCATTGGTTGGTTTTAGTGTCGTAAAATACTGAGCGGTTAATTTTTGTAGCTTTTGTAAAGTTTCAGTTGCATTGTTTTCCATAAGGCGTATATTTTTAATTGGTTTACAATTTGACTTTTATAAATTTTGTATAAGAAAAATTGTACTTTTGTTTGTTTCGGCGAAGGAAGAAATAGATTTTGCTGTACGAAATCATTTTTTGCTGTATCGCACGGCGTAAAATCTGTTTTTTACATTTTACCAATTTTGACACTTTATTATTATCTTTGAATTATGAGCACACTAACAAAACCAAATCATATAGGGCGAAAAATAAGCCGTATTCGTGAACTGCGAGATATGAAACAAGAAGCTTTGGCGCAGGCGTTAGGAACAAACCAGCAAGCAATTTCGGCTATGGAAAACAGCGAAACGATAGAAGAAGAAAGACTTGTTGAGGTGGCAAAAGCGCTTGGTGTATCGGTTGAAGCGATTAAGAATTTTTCAGACGAAGCAGCAATTAATTATTTTAATACTTTCAATGAAAGTCCTAATAATTATTTTGGTCTAAACAATTGCACTTTCAATCCATTAGATAAATTAATGGAAACTGTAGAAGAGAATAAAAAGCTTTATGAGCGTTTGCTGAAAGCGGAACAAGATAAAATCGAATATTTAGAGAAACTATTAAAAAATAAATAATCTTCTTAAATTATTTATTCATAAAAAAAGCACCAGCCAATGACTGATGCTTTTTAACTTTTTGGGCAAAAAGAGTGATTAACGGCGGAATCCTGGGCTATGATTAGCAGATTCGTCTAGTTTCACTGCTTTTACCTTTTTTGCAGCAACTTTAATTTCATGTTTCGCAACTTTGTCGTTTGCTTTCACTTCTAGAACATAAGTTCCAGCTGGAAAACTTTCTAAACTAATTGTTTTTGAAACTTCCAATTTATTTGCTGCAGCGTCTCCTGCATAAAGTAAATTGTGATTCTCGTCGTAGATCGAGAAAGATGAATTCTCAACAGTGTCTAAAGTAAAGCTAACTACTTTTCCGTTTCCTGTTTTGATGTTTAAAATAAAATCACCTTTCCCATCAATGGCATAGGTAAACACAGTCGCTAAAAAAAAGGCAGCAACTAAACCGGCTTTGGTAAATTTTGTCATGTTTTTTTTAATTGTTAATTACTAAATGTGGAACGCGTAAAACTACAAATACAAATTTAATTTTTAGCAAAATTTTAGCATTTTTCGATGCTTAAGTTGCTGAATTGTAATCAGATCTGTGTTTTGTTTGAACTATGTACGTAATTACTGGGCTCGCGGATTACTTTTTTTATGTTTTTTTTTAATGCTTGAAAATCAAACATTTGAATTAATAAGAATATTTTTTCAGAAAGAAATTAGTGTAAAAATTACATTTATATTTTAACGCAAAAAAAACAGCTCCGTAACCAACCGCGAGCTGTTTTTCTTCTTCAACAATAAAATATTCTAATTTTTTCTAACCTTATTTTATACCTGTAAAAAGTATAAAATATTAACGTGTTGCAACGCTTGTGTTTTTAGCAAAACCTGCTTTGTAAACAGAAGAAATCGCAGTTCTTGATAAAGCTGCATTTTCAGTTATTGTAATTTCGTATTTTGCTTTTTTTACGTTGTCTTCAACTTCTAAGAAATAAGTTCCCTCTGGAAATTCTTCTAGGCTGAAAGTTCTTAAGATTCCTTCTTTACCTGAAGCTGTTTCAGAATAAATAAGTGTCCCATCTTTGTCATAAATAGCTAAATTGGCTTTCTGTACTTTGTTAAGTGCGAAAGTGATCAGTTTTCCATTAGCTTTTAATACGTGAAGATTAAATTCTCCATTTCCGTCAATTGCGTAAGTGCTTATTCCTGTGAATAGCAACGCTGCTACTAAACTCAATTTTGCAATCTTTTTCATGGTACTTAGTTTTTAAATTAATAGTTCTAATTCTCCGATGCTAAATTACTTACGAAATAGATGAAAAAGCGCAACTGTGTTTTCCAATTTCTATGCTATATTCTCATTTACGAAACCGTTATAGGTTAAAACTTGAATTATTTTTAACGTTTTTGTTAATTCGGTTATTTTTATTCAAAGTTTTGCTTGATTTTTTATTTACGTTGAATTAAGGATTTATTTACAAAAAGAATTGGTTTTTATCGCAGAGATTCGCAAAGTTTTCACAGAGATTCACAAAGTTTTTTTTACTAAGCTTTTGCGAATCTTCGTGCTTTACTTTGTGAAGCTCTGCGGTAAAAGCTAAAAGTAAAGAGCAAAAAAAAACAGCTCTATAACCACAAAGAGCTGTTTTTAAAACTTTAAAAGTTTTTAAACTTTACTAACTATCTAACCTCACTTTTATACTTTATGAGAGTATAAACTTTTTTAGCGTGTCGCCACACTTGTATTTTTTTCGAAACCTGGTTTATAAACTGAAGAAACTGCATTTTGAGATAATACAGAAACATTATCAGTTACTTTAATTTCGTATTTTGATTTTTTCATATTGTCTTCAACTTCTAAGAAATAAGTTCCTTCTGGAAATTCTTCTAAGCTGAAAGTTCTCAAGATTCCATCTTTACCAGAAGCGGTTTCAGAATATATAAGAGATCCATCTTTATCATAAATAGATAAATTAGCTTTCTGAGTCTGATTAAGACCGAAAGTGATTAATTTTCCATTAGCTTTTAATACGTGAAGATTAAACTCCGCTGTTCCATCAATTGCATATGTGCTAATTCCTGTGAAAAGCAATGCAGCTACTAAACTCAATCTAACAATCTTTTTCATAGTATTTAGTTTTAAAATTAATAGTTCTAATTCTCTGATGCTAAATTACTTCAGTTGTAAGTAAAAAATCACAACTATATTTTCCTATTTCTATGCTGTATTCTCATTTACGAAACCGTTATAGGTTAAAATTTGAATTATTTTTATCGTTTTCGTTAATTCAGTTGTTATTTTTCAACGTTTTTGATGATTTTTAGTTTACATTGAATTAAAGATTTCTTTAATAATTGTAGGAATTGAACAATAAAGGTTAACAGTTAAGCGGCCAAAGATTTTTTATAGCTAGTCATAAAAACGCAAAATTCGCAAAGCTTTGTAAAATAAAACTTTG contains:
- a CDS encoding DUF3244 domain-containing protein, producing the protein MKKIAKLSLVAALLFTGISTYAIDGNGEFNLHVLKANGKLITFALNKVQKANLAIYDKDGTLIYSETASGKEGILRTFSLEEFPEGTYFLEVEDNVKKAKYEITITENAALSRTAISSVYKAGFAKNTSVATR
- a CDS encoding reverse transcriptase domain-containing protein, which translates into the protein MAVNIPVEKSKDWFKLKRYPHIGFPLKSHDRAVWIENYVTNSEKISKHDFLPFIHKKSKVRKFRKVYSKKTGILKYTIIDGKKVYRVASNKERELFYAGHLDSLVYSYYAEKLTKDYENIISERKLSEVVTAYRKIPLKENSKKNKCNIDFAIDVFKSIEDYPDKHFIAIAFDITGFFDNLNHKKLRIKWNEVIGNSEKDMPKDHFNVFKNITRFSYIDLVDIFNEFQDNIFVKTTKNYKKAIARKKVSKIKFLKKSEAIAFCTKTEFISRCKKLVKKNRFIKDENGLVKTKDFGIPQGSPISAILANIYMLDFDFEINEHIKGINGIYKRYSDDMVVICPLDKKQEVISLFNKKIDDINLSIQAKKTQVFHFHRDGNLLKCGQEFEKLINFDKNFIYLGLEFDGVDVKIKSASLSGFYRKMKRTIKRAKHFSTSASTKYPGELFKRRLLNSFTYKGATRRKKYVYNANKKYFEVSEHFDWGNFLSYAYKAQAIKFPNKIKSQIKRHWNKIDKLLK
- a CDS encoding helix-turn-helix transcriptional regulator, with amino-acid sequence MSTLTKPNHIGRKISRIRELRDMKQEALAQALGTNQQAISAMENSETIEEERLVEVAKALGVSVEAIKNFSDEAAINYFNTFNESPNNYFGLNNCTFNPLDKLMETVEENKKLYERLLKAEQDKIEYLEKLLKNK
- a CDS encoding T9SS type A sorting domain-containing protein, whose amino-acid sequence is MKKIVRLSLVAALLFTGISTYAIDGTAEFNLHVLKANGKLITFGLNQTQKANLSIYDKDGSLIYSETASGKDGILRTFSLEEFPEGTYFLEVEDNMKKSKYEIKVTDNVSVLSQNAVSSVYKPGFEKNTSVATR